One stretch of Acropora muricata isolate sample 2 chromosome 12, ASM3666990v1, whole genome shotgun sequence DNA includes these proteins:
- the LOC136892762 gene encoding GATA zinc finger domain-containing protein 1-like: protein MSLDNSPQCSACKIATSLMWRKGSNGDVLCNSCHLKRVNTSIRIQRQSSKESKKLVARIKASTRKGYNGKSGERSRGRRALQKIKRKPYKSPEGFATIVAADRMYFKGILYQAGDIVSIEDIDGDLYYAQLRGFMQDQYAQKTAVITWLIPVVPRPSHFDPVLFLPGPEEDTPRPMECMEFVCRAPTELFKAKREHPPFIFPRQPNLHDLASAAELLLQSEDSCSALS from the exons ATGTCGCTGGATAACAGTCCACAGTGCTCAGCATGCAAAATCGCAACTTCTTTAATGTGGCGAAAGGGAAGCAATGGCGACGTTCTTTGTAATAGTTGCCATTTAAAGCGAGTAAACACCAGTATCCGAATTCAAAGGCAAAGTTCGAAGGAAAGTAAGAAGCTTGTTGCGAGAATCAAGGCTAGTACCAGGAAAGGTTATAATGGGAAATCAGGAGAGAGATCCAGAGGACGTCGAGCACTTCAAAAGATTAAAAGAAAG CCATACAAGTCACCTGAAGGGTTTGCAACAATAGTGGCAGCAGACAGGATGTACTTCAAA GGAATCTTGTACCAAGCTGGTGACATTGTGTCCATTGAGGACATAGATGGTGATTTATATTATGCACAGTTAAGAGGCTTCATGCAAGATCAGTATGCACAGAAAACCGCAGTTATCACATGGCTTATTCCAGTGGTTCCTAGACCCTCCCACTTTGATCCAGTCTTGTTTCTTCCAG GTCCTGAGGAAGACACGCCACGTCCCATGGAGTGCATGGAATTTGTGTGCAGGGCACCAACAGAATTATTTAAAGCCAAACGAGAACACCCACCATTTATATTTCCAAGGCAACCCAATCTCCATGACCTGGCATCAGCGGCAGAACTGCTTCTTCAAAGTGAAGACTCTTGTTCCGCGCTAAGTTAA
- the LOC136893084 gene encoding uncharacterized protein, giving the protein MLKATEGYRLSKPIGKAVTHLLYIDDLKIFAASREKLRRAMAAVMGAMMDIGLEWNERKCSVAHVKRGTPEPEESESAGDSEREVKSLAEGSHYKFLGVMENTKQDDDLSLQIAGKAYLQRLSLIWSSPLSDYNKVQASNQFAMPVLSYLMPTQCWPVVELKRLDREARKVIVENGGKHPLGSTALLYLPRMLGGRGLKSVEREYKQTKIKAVVRLYRNEDPAMEVVRQFEERSEEKGRRSMVKDAKKYASEFGLKLSLVHPQPLITCLMKDEEVPVKKIGVWLKTAAAERDVEELKVEGWQGSLLSERWEDQEVGEECFSWMSEWKTAPTHTIAGLQELYQQLLPTKVYHQKKTGTHKSQDVKCHMCGKAAETQAHVLAGCGALAQSKYMTGHNAALKVIFYELLKDLDLVTSVPPWYSQNTPKPLYENEKGKALWDVPLYAEYAEVRNNRIDCTVIDKEKKKVVLLEMSCPWVSNRETKCAEKTSKYAPLRYELRRRYPGYKTEQHNIIIDALGGSSRSVKESLRQLVGSGRCNSVLRNMQKAVISSSLNIARTFKVLSD; this is encoded by the coding sequence ATGTTGAAAGCGACTGAGGGCTACAGATTATCTAAGCCGATCGGAAAGGCGGTGACTCATCTCTTGTATATAGACGAtttaaagatctttgcagcgTCAAGGgagaagctaagaagggccaTGGCTGCTGTGATGGGGGCGATGATGGATATAGGACTCGAGTGGAATGAAAGAAAGTGCTCAGTAGCTCACGTGAAAAGAGGAACACCGGAACCAGAGGAGTCAGAGAGTGCGGGGGACAGCGAGAGAGAGGTCAAGAGTTTGGCGGAGGGTTCTCATTATAAGTTCCTTGGAGTTATGGAAAACACTAAACAGGATGACGACCTTAGTCTCCAGATCGCAGGCAAGGCTTATTTACAACGTCTATCTCTGATATGGTCAAGCCCGCTATCAGATTATAACAAGGTACAGGCGTCAAACCAATTTGCGATGCCAGTTTTGAGCTACCTGATGCCCACCCAGTGCTGGCCCGTTGTGGAACTGAAGAGATTGGACAGAGAGGCAAGGAAGGTTATCGTGGAAAATGGAGGTAAGCACCCTCTTGGGTCTACAGCCCTATTATATCTGCCTAGGATGCTTGGAGGACGAGGCCTCAAGAGCGTTGAAAGAGAGTACAAGCAGACTAAGATCAAGGCGGTTGTAAGACTGTATCGGAATGAAGATCCTGCAATGGAGGTAGTAAGGCAGTTTGAGGAGAGATCAGAAGAGAAGGGACGGCGATCAATGGTGAAGGATGCCAAGAAATATGCATCTGAGTTTGGGCTCAAACTATCTCTGGTGCATCCCCAACCATTGATCACATGTCTAATGAAAGATGAGGAAGTACCTGTGAAGAAAATTGGGGTGTGGTTGAAGACAGCTGCTGCAGAAAGGGATGTAGAGGAACTGAAGGTAGAGGGGTGGCAAGGAAGTTTGCTAAGTGAGAGGTGGGAGGATCAAGAGGTTGGAGAGGAATGCTTTTCTTGGATGAGCGAGTGGAAGACTGCTCCGACTCACACCATAGCAGGGCTGCAGGAGTTATACCAGCAACTCCTGCCAACGAAAGTCtaccatcagaaaaagacaGGGACTCACAAAAGTCAGGATGTGAAATGTCACATGTGTGGTAAGGCCGCTGAAACGCAAGCGCACGTGCTAGCTGGGTGTGGTGCGTTAGCCCAGTCAAAATACATGACGGGACACAACGCAGCACTCAAGGTGATTTTTTACGAGCTTTTGAAAGACCTAGACCTAGTGACATCTGtaccaccgtggtattctcagAATACGCCGAAGCCGCTCTACGAGAACGAGAAAGGAAAGGCACTCTGGGACGTACCACTGTATGCAGAATACGCGGAGGTGAGAAACAACAGGATAGACTGTACTGTTATAgacaaggagaagaagaaagtggtGCTACTCGAAATGAGCTGTCCATGGGTTAGTAACAGAGAGACCAAGTGTGCAGAGAAGACGAGTAAGTACGCTCCGCTGCGGTACGAACTAAGAAGGAGATACCCGGGGTACAAGACTGAGCAGCATAATATCATAATAGACGCGCTAGGAGGGAGCTCGCGAAGTGTCAAGGAAAGCTTACGCCAATTGGTTGGAAGTGGCCGATGTAATTCAGTGCTCAGGAACATGCAGAAAGCTGTGATCTCTAGCTCCCTTAACATTGCCAGGACCTTCAAGGTCCTGTCGGACTAA